One window of the Pseudomonas sp. S04 genome contains the following:
- a CDS encoding YhdP family protein, giving the protein MERLIRILGTLTRWGLGLCALLLVLVALYVNLGRELFPLVAEYRSEVETKAREALGMPLQIGSLEGRWSGMSPVLLAHDVTVGEGVNALHLDQVRVVPNVWDSLLSRAVRVQHLELNGLKISLKEGADGQWSLEGLPVQQDKPLDPEQLLNQMQMVSQLSVLDSQITLQPLDQPPLTLTYVGLSLKTGSSRQRLDARLTLPDGQPLAMSLRSRIRASQWQDAEVDAYLSLPQSDWARWLPARITQQWQFSQIRAGGELWASWGKGALQSAAIRLNAPQFKGAYAERKPVQINNLALNGYFQRSAEGFKLSLDSLALNLGETRWETRLQLQQTATTEKTQELWHLQADRLDLTPITPILNALGPLPEGFATVVERLKVTGTLRNVLLDIRPEATDDSKFSFAANLQQVGFDAYHGAPAARNVSGSISGDLGQGELRMDSKDFSLHLDPIFAKPWQYIQANARLTWKLDKQAFTLIAPYLKVLGEEGKIAGDFLIRLHFDPTQEDYMDLRVGLLEGDGRYTAKYLPTVLSPGLDEWLRTAILKGAVDEGFFQYQGSLNHDAVEAARSISLFFKVHDAQLAFQPGWPHLSKISGDVFVEDSGVRILASQGQLLDTQVRDVFVNIPHVPAGKNSHMYIDGAFAGGLGDGVKILQEAPIGTGPTFAGWQGEGDLQGKLKLDIPLEKGEEPKILVDFKTAKARLKLSEPELELTQLKGDFRFDSSKGLSGQGITARAFDRPVSAQIFADGKGGKINTRVVASGQVTVKKLTDWLKVSQSLPVSGDIPYQLQLNLDGADSQLMVSSSLKGVAVDLPAPFGMPAAQGRDTVFRMTLQGAERRYWLDYGDLADFTFAAPATNFAEGRGELFLGSGNAVLPGAKGLRIRGVLSELDVEPWKALVDRYAGQDPGGSAKQLLSGADFRVGKLTGFGTTLDQARVQLDRKPAAWGLQLDSQQVKGTVGLPDAKGAPIAVNLQYVRLPAPDPAVQADENAPDPLASVDPTKVPALDINIAQLFQGKDLVGAWSLKVRPTAKGLAFNSMNLGLKGMQLQGAGGWEGVPGTTSSWYKGRLEGKNLADVLKGWGFAPTVTSDNFHLDIDGRWPGSPAWVGLKRYSGSLDATLNKGQMVEVEGGAQALRVFGLLNFNSIGRRLRLDFSDLFDKGLSYDRVKGLLVASNGVFVTREPITLTGPSSNLELNGTLDMVADRIDAKVLVTLPLTNNLPIAALIVGAPAVGGALFLIDKLIGDRVARFASVKYTVKGPVKEPKITFEKPF; this is encoded by the coding sequence ATGGAACGTCTGATCCGCATTCTGGGCACGCTGACCCGCTGGGGGCTGGGGCTTTGCGCGTTGCTGCTGGTGCTGGTCGCGCTTTACGTCAACCTGGGGCGGGAGTTGTTTCCGCTGGTGGCCGAGTATCGGAGCGAGGTCGAGACCAAGGCCCGTGAAGCGCTTGGCATGCCCCTGCAAATCGGCAGCCTGGAAGGGCGCTGGAGCGGTATGTCGCCGGTCCTGTTGGCCCACGACGTAACGGTCGGGGAGGGCGTCAATGCCTTGCACCTGGATCAGGTGCGGGTGGTGCCCAATGTCTGGGACAGTCTGCTGTCGCGCGCGGTTCGCGTCCAGCACCTGGAGCTCAATGGCCTGAAGATCAGCCTCAAGGAAGGTGCCGACGGTCAATGGTCGCTCGAAGGCCTGCCGGTGCAGCAGGACAAGCCGTTGGACCCCGAGCAACTGCTGAACCAGATGCAGATGGTCTCCCAGCTGTCAGTGCTCGACAGCCAGATCACCCTGCAACCTTTGGATCAGCCGCCGCTGACCCTGACTTACGTGGGCCTGAGCCTCAAGACAGGCAGTAGCCGACAGCGCCTCGATGCGCGGCTGACCCTGCCCGACGGCCAGCCGCTGGCCATGAGCCTGCGCAGCCGGATTCGCGCCAGCCAGTGGCAAGACGCCGAAGTCGACGCCTATCTGAGCCTGCCGCAAAGTGACTGGGCGCGCTGGTTGCCGGCGAGAATCACCCAGCAATGGCAGTTTTCCCAGATCAGGGCCGGCGGCGAGTTGTGGGCGAGTTGGGGCAAGGGCGCCTTGCAGAGCGCCGCGATTCGCCTCAATGCCCCGCAATTCAAGGGCGCCTACGCCGAGCGCAAGCCGGTGCAGATCAACAATCTGGCGCTCAACGGTTATTTCCAGCGCAGCGCCGAAGGCTTCAAGTTGAGCCTGGATTCGCTGGCCCTGAACCTGGGTGAGACTCGCTGGGAAACCCGCCTGCAATTGCAACAGACGGCCACCACGGAAAAAACCCAGGAGCTCTGGCACCTGCAGGCCGATCGCCTCGACCTGACCCCCATCACCCCGATCCTCAATGCCTTGGGGCCATTGCCCGAAGGCTTTGCCACGGTGGTGGAGCGACTCAAGGTTACCGGTACCTTGCGCAACGTGTTGCTCGATATCCGACCCGAAGCCACCGACGACAGCAAGTTCAGCTTCGCCGCCAATCTGCAGCAGGTCGGTTTTGACGCCTATCACGGTGCGCCCGCGGCTCGTAACGTGTCCGGGAGCATCAGCGGCGACCTCGGGCAGGGCGAGTTGCGCATGGACAGCAAGGACTTCTCCCTGCACCTGGACCCGATCTTCGCCAAGCCATGGCAGTACATCCAGGCCAATGCGCGGTTGACCTGGAAGCTCGACAAGCAAGCCTTCACGCTGATTGCACCGTACCTGAAAGTGCTGGGGGAGGAGGGCAAGATTGCTGGTGACTTCCTGATTCGCCTGCACTTCGATCCCACCCAGGAAGACTACATGGACCTGCGGGTCGGCCTGCTGGAGGGTGATGGGCGCTACACCGCCAAGTACTTGCCCACGGTCCTCAGTCCCGGCTTGGACGAATGGCTGCGTACCGCCATTCTCAAGGGCGCGGTCGATGAGGGCTTCTTCCAGTACCAGGGCTCGCTGAATCATGATGCGGTCGAGGCTGCACGCAGCATCAGCTTATTCTTCAAGGTGCACGACGCGCAGCTGGCATTCCAGCCGGGCTGGCCGCACCTGAGCAAGATCAGCGGCGATGTGTTCGTCGAGGACAGTGGCGTGCGCATCCTGGCAAGCCAAGGGCAACTGCTCGATACCCAGGTGCGCGATGTCTTCGTCAACATTCCCCATGTGCCAGCGGGCAAGAACAGCCACATGTACATCGACGGCGCCTTTGCCGGTGGTCTGGGCGATGGCGTGAAGATTCTGCAGGAGGCGCCGATCGGCACCGGTCCGACCTTTGCCGGTTGGCAGGGCGAGGGTGACCTGCAAGGCAAGCTGAAGCTCGATATCCCCCTGGAAAAGGGTGAGGAGCCGAAGATCCTGGTGGACTTCAAGACTGCCAAGGCACGCCTCAAGCTCAGCGAGCCGGAACTGGAATTGACTCAGCTCAAGGGCGACTTCCGCTTTGACAGCAGCAAGGGCCTGAGTGGCCAGGGCATTACCGCGCGGGCTTTCGACCGGCCGGTGAGCGCGCAGATCTTCGCCGATGGCAAGGGTGGCAAGATCAATACCCGGGTCGTCGCGTCCGGCCAGGTCACGGTGAAAAAGCTCACTGATTGGCTCAAAGTCAGCCAGTCGCTGCCGGTTTCCGGCGACATCCCCTATCAGTTGCAGCTCAACCTCGACGGCGCCGACAGCCAGTTGATGGTCAGCTCCAGCCTCAAGGGCGTCGCGGTTGATTTACCAGCACCCTTTGGCATGCCGGCGGCACAAGGCCGCGACACGGTGTTTCGCATGACCCTGCAGGGCGCCGAGCGGCGCTATTGGCTCGACTACGGCGACCTTGCGGACTTCACCTTCGCCGCGCCGGCGACCAATTTTGCCGAGGGTCGTGGTGAGTTGTTCCTCGGCAGCGGCAACGCGGTACTGCCGGGCGCCAAGGGCCTGCGTATTCGTGGTGTGCTCTCGGAATTGGATGTGGAACCCTGGAAGGCCCTGGTCGATCGTTATGCCGGGCAGGATCCGGGGGGCAGCGCCAAACAGTTGCTCAGCGGTGCTGACTTCCGGGTCGGCAAGCTCACGGGATTCGGCACCACCCTGGACCAGGCGCGGGTACAACTGGATCGCAAGCCAGCGGCCTGGGGACTGCAACTCGATAGCCAGCAGGTCAAGGGCACGGTCGGGCTACCGGATGCCAAGGGCGCACCGATTGCCGTGAACCTGCAGTACGTGCGCCTGCCAGCACCGGACCCAGCGGTGCAGGCCGACGAAAACGCCCCGGATCCGCTGGCCTCGGTCGACCCGACCAAAGTGCCGGCGCTGGATATCAACATCGCTCAGCTGTTCCAGGGCAAGGACCTGGTCGGCGCCTGGTCCTTGAAAGTGCGGCCGACTGCCAAGGGGCTGGCGTTCAACAGCATGAACCTGGGGCTCAAGGGCATGCAGTTGCAGGGTGCGGGCGGCTGGGAAGGCGTACCGGGCACCACTAGCAGTTGGTACAAAGGCCGACTCGAGGGCAAGAACCTCGCGGATGTGCTCAAGGGCTGGGGGTTCGCGCCGACGGTGACCAGTGACAACTTCCACCTGGATATCGATGGGCGGTGGCCCGGTTCGCCGGCCTGGGTCGGGCTGAAACGTTACTCCGGCAGCCTGGATGCCACGCTGAACAAGGGGCAGATGGTCGAAGTCGAAGGCGGTGCGCAGGCGCTGCGGGTGTTCGGCCTGCTCAACTTCAACTCGATTGGCCGACGCTTGCGCCTGGACTTCTCCGACCTGTTCGACAAGGGCTTGAGCTACGACCGGGTCAAGGGCCTGCTGGTCGCCAGCAACGGGGTGTTTGTCACCCGCGAGCCGATTACCTTGACCGGGCCCTCGAGCAACCTGGAGCTCAACGGCACCCTGGACATGGTCGCTGACCGTATCGATGCCAAGGTGCTGGTGACCCTGCCGCTGACCAATAACCTGCCAATCGCCGCGCTGATCGTCGGCGCGCCGGCGGTGGGTGGTGCGTTGTTCCTGATCGACAAACTGATCGGTGATCGTGTGGCGCGATTTGCCAGCGTCAAATACACCGTCAAAGGTCCGGTGAAAGAGCCGAAGATCACCTTTGAAAAACCTTTTTGA